TGAACTGTTTTCCCCCTTCTGGTTTATTTCGGATCAGCAATTCTGGAAATTCATGCAACAGTCACAACTAGAAACTACAAATCGGTCAAAATCCAATATTTTACTCCCATGTAAAACATACAAGTCCTAGAAAGTAGGCAACTAGACGATcatgagatttttcttcttcagtTATTAAAACCAGAATCGGGACACAACACCGTATTTAAATGGCAGCACAAATTCGGATGCAACTTCGCCTGGTGTATAACTGCTTGCTGGCTTTGATGAGTTTCCGACATGAAGCTAGCTTGTTCAAGAGTTACCATCGTTCATTGACTAACCTAGCATGTTACCAGTCCCAAGTTTTGCAGGCTTCTGCACAGATTTTTGTTGCCTCCTAATTATTTTTGCTGATATAGACTTCAAAGGCACCATGATATCCAGGGGACGAAGCACTTCTTCCAACTCATTCCATTCAAGATCTTCAGAGTCACCATCTTCATAGACCACCCTGTACCAGCACATTTCCTCATCATACTTGGCGACTTTTCCAGCATAATACTGTCCTCCAAATAATTTCAGAACTTCTCTTCCAACCAACCATTCACCAAAACCAGGATTTTCGTGTTGCTTAGCATC
The Coffea arabica cultivar ET-39 chromosome 6c, Coffea Arabica ET-39 HiFi, whole genome shotgun sequence genome window above contains:
- the LOC113691644 gene encoding dirigent protein 17 translates to MDNACKVEELEMPVTGIFQLPGEPAIVINGLPPMGPRDSAPSTSNVVSDAKQHENPGFGEWLVGREVLKLFGGQYYAGKVAKYDEEMCWYRVVYEDGDSEDLEWNELEEVLRPLDIMVPLKSISAKIIRRQQKSVQKPAKLGTGNMLG